One genomic region from Prevotella sp. Rep29 encodes:
- a CDS encoding sodium:solute symporter has product MSIILAVLIYFGLLMAVSRLTSRRAGNAAFYRGERRSPWYMVAFGMVGASISGVTFVSVPGMVMASDMTYLQTCIGFIFGYFVVAFVLLPVYYRLNLTTIYTYLKNRLGKRSYKTGAAFFLLSKMAGAAIKFYVVCILLQRFVLDDMGVPFPLTVVIMVALIWLYTRRGGIKTLVWTDTFQTLCMLAALTLIIIHVISALSMTPAEAVTAVAADSHSRIFVFDDWFSTQNFWKQFVSGIFIVVVMTGLDQDMMQKNLTCKTLREAQKDMCTYGFAFVPVNLLFLGLGVLLLLLAQKEGLALPTRGDELLPMFAATGMLGEAVVIFFSIGVVAASFSSADSALTAMTTSFCVDICERDSDETLRKRVHLAMAVVFMLFIMTFRIVNSSSMLDAIYTIVGYTYGPLLGLFAFGLLTRRPVNDRLVPYIAVAAPVICFLIDSATKAWWGYQFGYELLLLNGLLTFVGLFLSGLMHKKSGIC; this is encoded by the coding sequence ATGAGCATTATACTTGCTGTTCTTATCTATTTTGGACTTTTGATGGCGGTCAGCCGACTGACATCTCGCCGTGCCGGAAACGCGGCTTTCTATCGTGGAGAACGTCGTTCGCCATGGTATATGGTGGCGTTTGGAATGGTTGGTGCTTCCATTTCCGGCGTTACATTCGTCTCGGTTCCGGGAATGGTGATGGCATCAGACATGACTTATCTTCAGACGTGCATCGGTTTTATCTTTGGTTATTTCGTCGTGGCATTTGTCCTGCTTCCCGTTTATTATAGACTGAACCTGACGACCATCTATACTTATCTGAAGAATCGGCTCGGCAAGCGCTCCTATAAAACGGGAGCAGCATTCTTCCTGTTGTCGAAAATGGCAGGAGCAGCAATTAAGTTCTATGTCGTGTGCATTCTGTTACAGCGCTTTGTGCTTGATGACATGGGTGTGCCCTTCCCTCTCACGGTTGTAATAATGGTGGCGCTGATATGGCTTTACACCCGACGTGGAGGCATTAAGACCCTGGTCTGGACGGACACGTTTCAGACATTGTGCATGCTGGCGGCGCTGACGTTGATTATCATCCACGTAATCAGTGCTTTGTCAATGACTCCCGCTGAGGCTGTGACAGCAGTTGCAGCAGATAGTCATAGCCGGATATTTGTGTTCGACGATTGGTTTTCCACACAGAATTTCTGGAAACAGTTCGTCAGCGGAATCTTCATTGTGGTCGTCATGACGGGACTTGACCAGGACATGATGCAAAAGAATCTGACGTGCAAGACGTTGCGTGAGGCGCAGAAAGATATGTGCACCTATGGTTTCGCCTTTGTTCCTGTGAATCTGCTGTTCTTGGGTTTGGGCGTACTGCTGCTCTTGTTGGCACAGAAAGAGGGGCTGGCCCTGCCAACCCGCGGCGACGAACTGCTACCGATGTTTGCTGCTACCGGGATGCTTGGCGAGGCGGTCGTGATATTCTTCTCGATAGGTGTTGTGGCGGCATCGTTTTCCAGTGCCGACTCAGCACTGACAGCCATGACTACCAGTTTTTGCGTGGACATCTGTGAGCGCGACAGCGATGAAACATTGCGTAAGCGGGTGCATCTGGCGATGGCGGTGGTTTTCATGCTGTTTATCATGACTTTCCGCATAGTGAACTCATCGAGCATGCTTGATGCGATTTATACGATTGTCGGCTATACCTACGGTCCGCTGCTCGGACTCTTTGCATTCGGTCTGCTCACCCGTCGTCCGGTCAACGACCGACTGGTGCCCTATATTGCTGTTGCAGCACCTGTCATTTGCTTCTTGATTGACAGTGCCACGAAAGCATGGTGGGGCTATCAGTTTGGTTATGAGTTGCTGTTGTTGAACGGGTTGCTGACGTTCGTCGGGTTATTCCTATCGGGATTGATGCATAAGAAAAGCGGTATCTGCTGA
- a CDS encoding TrpB-like pyridoxal phosphate-dependent enzyme, with protein sequence MKQQKRFLLQENEIPTQWYNIAADMPNKPLPPLNPATKEPLSVEDLAHIFSEECSKQELDTEHAWIDIPEEVLDKYKYYRSTPLVRAYALEKALDTPAHIYFKNESVNPLGSHKINSALPQCYYCKKEGVTNVTTETGAGQWGTALSYAAKVFGLEAAVYQVKISMQQKPYRSLIMRTFGTAVVGSPSMSTRAGKDIITADPMHSGSLGTAISEAIELATTTPNCKYTLGSVLNHVALHQSIIGLEAEKQMEMAGEYPDTVIACFGGGSNFGGIAFPFMRHNILDGRTTKFIAAEPNSCPKLTRGEFRYDFGDEAGYTPLLPMYTLGHDFRPANIHAGGLRYHGAGVIVSQLLKDGMMSAVDIPQLESFEAGILFSRTEGIIPAPESSHAIAATIREAKKCKETGEKKVILFNLSGHGLIDMTAYDQYLNGDLRNYDIPDSEIQKNLENLPKVM encoded by the coding sequence ATGAAACAACAGAAACGTTTTCTCTTACAAGAGAACGAAATTCCCACGCAGTGGTATAACATTGCGGCAGACATGCCCAACAAACCGTTGCCACCACTCAACCCAGCCACGAAAGAACCGTTGTCGGTAGAAGACTTGGCACACATTTTCAGTGAAGAATGCTCCAAACAGGAGTTAGACACCGAGCATGCATGGATAGATATTCCTGAAGAAGTGCTCGATAAATACAAATACTATCGCTCTACCCCATTGGTGCGCGCTTACGCCCTCGAAAAGGCGCTCGACACACCCGCACATATCTATTTCAAAAACGAGAGTGTCAACCCTTTGGGCTCGCACAAAATCAATTCCGCCCTGCCCCAATGCTATTACTGCAAAAAAGAGGGTGTCACCAACGTGACGACTGAAACGGGAGCTGGTCAATGGGGAACGGCACTCAGCTATGCCGCCAAGGTGTTCGGACTGGAAGCCGCCGTCTATCAAGTGAAGATTTCCATGCAGCAAAAGCCCTACCGCTCGCTCATCATGCGTACGTTTGGAACAGCAGTGGTCGGTTCGCCATCTATGTCAACACGGGCAGGAAAAGACATCATCACTGCCGACCCGATGCACTCCGGCTCACTGGGCACAGCCATCAGCGAGGCGATTGAACTCGCCACGACGACACCGAACTGTAAATACACACTCGGATCGGTGCTTAACCACGTCGCCCTGCATCAGAGCATCATCGGACTGGAGGCAGAGAAGCAGATGGAGATGGCAGGCGAATATCCCGACACGGTCATCGCCTGTTTCGGTGGAGGAAGCAATTTCGGAGGCATCGCCTTCCCATTCATGCGCCATAACATTCTTGATGGCAGAACGACGAAGTTCATTGCTGCCGAGCCCAACAGTTGCCCGAAACTCACCCGCGGAGAATTCCGCTATGACTTTGGCGACGAAGCCGGTTATACACCACTACTGCCGATGTACACGCTCGGTCACGACTTTCGTCCGGCAAATATCCATGCCGGCGGTCTCCGTTACCATGGCGCCGGCGTGATTGTGAGCCAGTTGCTCAAAGACGGAATGATGAGCGCCGTGGATATTCCACAGTTGGAGAGTTTCGAAGCAGGCATCCTGTTCAGTCGCACAGAGGGCATCATCCCTGCTCCGGAAAGCAGTCACGCCATTGCAGCGACCATCCGTGAAGCAAAGAAGTGCAAGGAGACGGGCGAAAAGAAAGTTATCCTCTTCAACCTTTCGGGACACGGGCTCATCGATATGACCGCATACGACCAGTATCTCAACGGCGACCTGCGCAACTACGACATTCCCGACAGCGAAATACAGAAGAATCTGGAAAATCTTCCAAAAGTCATGTAG
- the mfd gene encoding transcription-repair coupling factor yields the protein MTINDLLSSYAASQQAVGLVKSLEKKSIKTMFLEGLIASSAPLLFASIFKKCRQPFLFILQDAEEAGYFYHDLTQLLGNEQVLYFPSSYRRAFKYGHRDAANEILRTEVLARLAALKASEGMPLFVVTSPEGLCERVVGKRQMDDSRLSLHVGQQTGLMDVENRLRELGFSEVDYVYEPGQFAVRGSIVDVYSFSSEYPFRIDFFGDEIDTIRTFGVEDQLSKERKERIEIVPELAVMVSERVPFMRFLPKETVVVLKDFVYVHDTIEQIYQDGISSQVLTERMDELPEMERKELMEAMRRENSLLSGMQFSEEMVSFRRIEFGHQPTGVPQATLRFDIVAQPLFHKNMELLRQTLNEELLEKGYTICLLTDQAKQAQRLRDILGDDLPFQPLEKTLHEGFIDRTLRLCLFTDHQIFDRYHKYSLRSDAARSGKMALTMKELQEIELGDFLVHVDYGVGKFGGLVRIPIPASAGSGKEGGYQEVIRLVFQRGDIADVSIHSLYKISKYRRSDTGEPPRLSTLGTGAWERMKERTKQRIKDIARDLIKLYARRQHEKGFSFSADSFMQHELEAGFLYEDTPDQLKATAEVKADMESVRPMDRLICGDVGFGKTEVAVRAAFKAACDSKQVAVLVPTTVLCFQHFQTFSERLKGFPVRLDYLSRARSAKQTKQLLQDLKEGKIDILVGTHKLIGKSVEWKDLGLLIIDEEQKFGVAVKEKLRKMKTNIDTLTLTATPIPRTLQFSLMGARDMSIMRTPPPNRYPIYTELATYGHEVIADAVNFEMSRNGQVFFVSARINTLQEIEQTIRKYVPDCRIAIGHGQMKPEQLEKIILGFINYDYDVLLSTTIVENGIDIPNANTIIINDAHRFGLSDLHQMRGRVGRSNRKAFCYLLAPPKSLLKPEARRRLEALETFSELGSGFNLAMQDLDLRGAGNLLGAEQSGFMEDLGYETYQKILNQAVTELKNEEFGSLYAEEIAQGRDVKGDEFVDDCSVESDLEMYFPDDYVPGSNERILLYRELDSITSDETLNAYRKRLEDRFGPMPEEGEELLQVVALRRLGRGLGAEKIFLRQGRMSLQFVSNAASPFYQSAAFGKLLQYVGVNPRRCNLKEVKGRRLMIVANVATVSEAVAVLREIEG from the coding sequence ATGACCATCAACGATCTTTTGTCGTCCTATGCAGCCTCGCAGCAGGCTGTTGGACTGGTTAAATCCTTAGAGAAAAAGTCAATAAAGACCATGTTTCTGGAGGGGCTCATTGCCTCTTCGGCACCCTTGTTGTTTGCAAGCATTTTTAAGAAATGCAGACAGCCGTTTCTTTTCATTCTCCAAGATGCGGAGGAGGCGGGCTATTTCTATCATGACCTGACGCAGTTGTTGGGCAATGAGCAGGTGCTGTATTTCCCTTCGTCTTATCGCCGTGCATTCAAGTATGGTCATCGCGATGCCGCCAATGAAATATTGCGAACGGAGGTGTTGGCTCGGCTTGCTGCGTTGAAGGCGTCAGAGGGGATGCCCCTCTTTGTGGTTACCTCTCCCGAAGGGCTCTGTGAGCGTGTGGTGGGGAAGCGTCAGATGGACGATTCGCGCTTGTCTCTGCATGTCGGTCAGCAGACGGGCTTGATGGATGTGGAGAATCGGTTGCGTGAACTTGGTTTCTCAGAGGTGGACTATGTCTATGAGCCGGGTCAGTTTGCTGTTCGTGGAAGTATTGTTGATGTTTATTCTTTTTCGAGCGAATATCCATTCCGTATAGACTTTTTCGGTGACGAGATAGACACAATCCGTACGTTCGGGGTGGAAGACCAGCTGTCGAAAGAGCGGAAGGAGCGGATAGAGATAGTGCCCGAATTGGCTGTGATGGTCAGTGAGCGCGTGCCTTTCATGCGTTTCTTGCCGAAGGAGACGGTCGTGGTGTTGAAAGACTTTGTGTATGTGCACGACACGATAGAGCAGATATATCAGGATGGTATATCTTCGCAGGTGCTGACCGAGCGCATGGACGAATTGCCGGAGATGGAGCGGAAGGAGCTGATGGAGGCGATGCGCCGTGAGAACAGTTTGCTCTCTGGGATGCAGTTTTCCGAGGAGATGGTGTCTTTTCGCCGTATAGAGTTCGGACATCAGCCGACGGGTGTTCCGCAGGCAACCCTCAGGTTTGATATCGTTGCGCAGCCGTTGTTTCATAAAAACATGGAACTTCTTCGGCAGACGCTCAACGAAGAGCTTCTTGAAAAGGGCTATACGATTTGTCTTCTGACGGACCAGGCGAAACAGGCACAGCGTCTGCGAGACATTCTCGGTGATGACCTTCCTTTTCAACCGCTGGAAAAGACGCTGCATGAAGGGTTTATCGACCGGACATTGCGCCTGTGTCTGTTTACGGACCATCAGATTTTCGACCGCTATCACAAATATAGTCTGCGTTCAGATGCTGCCCGTTCGGGCAAGATGGCGCTTACGATGAAAGAGTTGCAGGAAATAGAACTGGGTGACTTTTTGGTACACGTGGACTATGGTGTCGGTAAGTTCGGCGGTTTAGTGCGCATTCCTATTCCCGCATCGGCAGGAAGCGGAAAGGAAGGGGGCTATCAGGAAGTGATTCGCTTGGTGTTCCAGCGTGGCGATATTGCCGACGTCTCCATCCATTCATTATATAAGATATCGAAATACCGCCGCAGTGATACAGGCGAACCGCCCCGACTCTCCACGCTCGGAACAGGGGCATGGGAGCGGATGAAGGAGCGCACCAAGCAGCGTATCAAGGATATTGCACGCGATTTGATTAAGCTCTATGCCCGACGGCAGCATGAGAAAGGTTTTTCCTTCAGTGCCGACTCGTTCATGCAGCACGAACTGGAAGCCGGCTTCCTTTATGAAGACACGCCCGACCAGTTGAAGGCAACGGCAGAGGTAAAGGCGGATATGGAGAGTGTTCGCCCGATGGACAGGCTGATATGCGGCGATGTGGGGTTTGGAAAAACAGAGGTGGCAGTCAGGGCAGCATTCAAAGCCGCTTGCGATTCCAAGCAGGTGGCAGTGCTTGTGCCGACTACCGTACTTTGTTTCCAGCATTTCCAGACATTCAGCGAGCGCCTGAAAGGTTTTCCCGTCAGGCTGGATTATCTCTCGAGGGCGCGTTCTGCCAAGCAGACAAAACAACTGCTCCAGGATTTGAAGGAAGGAAAGATAGACATACTGGTCGGAACACATAAACTCATCGGGAAATCCGTGGAGTGGAAAGACCTCGGACTGCTCATCATCGACGAAGAACAGAAATTCGGTGTGGCGGTAAAGGAGAAACTCCGCAAGATGAAGACGAATATCGATACACTGACGCTGACCGCAACACCGATACCGCGAACGCTGCAGTTCTCACTGATGGGGGCACGCGACATGAGTATCATGCGCACACCGCCACCCAACCGATATCCTATCTATACCGAACTGGCGACCTACGGGCATGAGGTGATTGCTGATGCCGTCAACTTCGAGATGAGTAGAAACGGACAGGTGTTCTTCGTCAGCGCACGCATCAATACGCTCCAGGAAATAGAGCAAACGATACGGAAATACGTGCCCGATTGTCGGATAGCCATCGGGCATGGACAGATGAAGCCGGAACAGTTGGAGAAAATTATTCTTGGTTTTATCAATTACGACTACGATGTGTTGCTTTCTACGACCATCGTGGAAAACGGCATTGACATACCCAATGCGAATACCATCATTATCAACGATGCGCACCGGTTCGGACTGTCCGACCTGCATCAGATGCGGGGAAGGGTGGGGCGCAGCAACCGAAAAGCATTCTGCTACTTGTTGGCACCACCGAAGTCTCTTTTAAAGCCCGAAGCTCGTCGTCGGCTTGAGGCGTTGGAAACGTTCTCGGAGCTTGGCAGCGGATTCAATCTCGCCATGCAAGACCTTGACCTGCGTGGCGCAGGCAATTTGCTCGGTGCAGAACAGAGCGGATTCATGGAGGATTTGGGCTATGAGACGTATCAGAAAATTCTCAATCAGGCGGTTACGGAACTGAAGAATGAAGAGTTCGGAAGCCTTTACGCGGAGGAGATAGCGCAGGGAAGGGATGTGAAAGGTGATGAGTTCGTGGACGATTGTAGTGTGGAGAGTGATTTGGAGATGTATTTCCCGGATGATTACGTGCCGGGAAGCAATGAAAGAATATTGCTCTATCGTGAACTTGACAGTATTACTTCCGACGAAACGCTGAATGCCTATCGCAAGCGACTTGAAGACCGGTTCGGTCCGATGCCGGAAGAGGGAGAGGAACTTCTGCAGGTGGTGGCGTTGAGACGTCTTGGTCGCGGGCTTGGTGCCGAGAAAATCTTCCTTCGACAGGGTAGGATGAGTCTGCAGTTTGTCAGCAATGCTGCCAGTCCGTTCTATCAGAGTGCCGCGTTTGGAAAACTCTTGCAATATGTGGGCGTGAATCCCCGCCGCTGCAATCTGAAAGAGGTGAAGGGGCGTCGCTTGATGATTGTTGCCAATGTGGCGACGGTCAGTGAAGCTGTCGCCGTGCTGCGCGAGATAGAGGGGTGA
- a CDS encoding polyprenol monophosphomannose synthase yields MSTSDSVVIIPTYNEKENIEKIIRAVFGLEKVFHILIVDDGSPDGTAGIVRRLMAESFPDRLFIIEREGKQGLGTAYITGFRWALEHGYDYVFEMDADFSHDPNDLPRLYDACAKEGYDVAIGSRYVSGVNVVNWPIGRVLMSYFASKYVRLVTGFKIHDTTAGFKCYRRRVLETIELDKIRFKGYAFQIEMKYTAYKIGFRIKEVPVVFVNRREGVSKMSGGIFGEAFFGVMRLRWDGWFRKYPKMLEA; encoded by the coding sequence ATGAGTACAAGTGATAGTGTCGTGATTATTCCGACGTATAATGAGAAAGAGAATATCGAGAAGATTATCCGTGCCGTTTTCGGTCTGGAGAAGGTTTTTCATATTCTTATTGTGGATGACGGTAGTCCTGATGGAACGGCAGGGATTGTCCGACGGCTCATGGCTGAATCTTTTCCCGATCGCCTCTTTATCATCGAGCGAGAGGGAAAGCAGGGTTTGGGAACGGCGTATATTACTGGTTTCAGATGGGCATTAGAGCATGGTTATGACTATGTTTTCGAGATGGATGCCGACTTTTCTCATGACCCGAATGATTTGCCTCGTCTTTATGATGCTTGTGCGAAAGAGGGGTATGATGTGGCTATCGGTTCGCGCTATGTGAGTGGTGTGAATGTTGTGAACTGGCCTATCGGTCGTGTTTTGATGAGCTATTTTGCTTCGAAGTATGTGCGTTTGGTGACCGGTTTCAAGATTCACGACACGACGGCGGGCTTCAAGTGCTATCGTCGCCGTGTGTTGGAAACGATAGAGCTCGACAAGATTCGCTTCAAAGGCTATGCTTTCCAGATAGAGATGAAGTACACCGCCTATAAGATTGGTTTCCGCATCAAGGAAGTTCCAGTGGTGTTTGTCAACCGCCGGGAAGGTGTGAGCAAGATGTCGGGAGGCATTTTCGGCGAGGCGTTTTTCGGTGTGATGCGTCTCCGTTGGGACGGTTGGTTCCGTAAGTATCCGAAGATGCTCGAAGCGTAA
- the lpxA gene encoding acyl-ACP--UDP-N-acetylglucosamine O-acyltransferase: MASEISARAEIAPRAKIGENCKIFPFAYIEGDVEIGDNCIIFPFVSILNGTRMGSGNKVHQGSVVGALPQDFNFRGEKTECIIGNNNIIRENVVINRATHAGGQTVIGNDNVLMEGAHISHDTKVGNACVFGYGTKIAGDCLIDNGVIFSSSVIENAGSRVGEGAMIQAGTTFSKDVPPYAIVKSNATYGGVNTVMCKNYGIDEKVQKHIANAYRLMFNGQISVFDALNQIKEQIPDSEEIRKVISFISGTEKGLIGKM; the protein is encoded by the coding sequence ATGGCAAGTGAAATAAGTGCAAGAGCAGAAATCGCCCCGAGAGCGAAAATCGGCGAGAACTGCAAGATATTTCCTTTCGCATATATCGAGGGAGATGTGGAAATTGGTGACAACTGCATCATCTTTCCGTTCGTAAGCATCCTGAATGGCACGCGAATGGGGAGTGGTAACAAGGTGCATCAGGGCTCTGTTGTCGGTGCCCTGCCACAGGATTTCAACTTCCGCGGAGAAAAAACCGAGTGTATCATCGGTAACAATAATATCATCCGCGAGAATGTGGTCATCAACCGTGCCACGCATGCTGGCGGTCAAACCGTGATTGGCAATGACAATGTCCTGATGGAAGGTGCGCATATTTCCCATGACACCAAGGTGGGCAATGCGTGTGTATTCGGTTACGGTACGAAGATTGCCGGGGATTGTCTGATTGATAATGGTGTGATTTTCTCGTCCAGCGTCATAGAGAATGCCGGTTCACGGGTGGGAGAAGGTGCCATGATACAGGCAGGCACCACTTTCTCGAAGGACGTTCCTCCTTATGCCATCGTGAAGAGTAATGCTACTTATGGCGGAGTGAACACTGTGATGTGCAAGAACTACGGGATAGACGAAAAAGTGCAGAAGCATATTGCTAATGCTTATCGCCTGATGTTCAACGGACAAATCAGCGTGTTCGATGCGCTTAACCAGATTAAGGAACAGATTCCTGACAGTGAGGAAATCCGCAAGGTGATTTCCTTTATCAGTGGAACGGAAAAAGGTCTTATAGGAAAAATGTAG
- a CDS encoding TolC family protein, with translation MKKKNILLIGLAALTVVSCKSLYGTYERPDVKTTGLIRDAVSVSDTLLATDTLSFGNLPWRSVFTDPLLQRHIETALGNNVNMLNAALNVKMVEAQLKAAKLAFLPQFTFTPQGTIASWDGGKASKTYQLPIAASWNVDLFGNLLSQKRSAQMALLQTKDYQTVVQCNIISNVANMYYTLLMLDSQLNILGDMTRLTKDTWDLMKLQMELGRARSTSVQSAEANYYSVQAQTAEMKRQIREVENSLSLLLGQPAQQIPRGKLEEQSLPSEFSTGVGIQLLANRADVHAAEMNLAQCFYNVQTARSRFYPSLTISPSGTFTNSAGGGVVNPGKWLLSAVGSLVQPIFMKGQLTAGLRVAEAQYEQAYNTWQNTVLQAGSEVSNALVLYNSSNEKSALETQQIDVLKKNVEHTQLLFKSSGSSYLEVITAQQSLLNAQLSKITDDFHKMQAVVNLYQALGGGAK, from the coding sequence ATGAAGAAAAAGAATATCCTACTGATTGGGCTTGCGGCATTGACCGTTGTCAGTTGTAAAAGCCTGTACGGAACCTATGAGCGTCCGGATGTGAAGACGACAGGTTTGATTCGTGACGCAGTATCCGTTTCCGATACGCTGCTGGCTACCGACACGTTGAGTTTCGGTAACCTGCCGTGGCGCAGTGTGTTCACCGACCCGCTGCTGCAACGCCATATTGAGACGGCGCTTGGAAACAACGTCAATATGCTCAATGCTGCACTCAACGTGAAGATGGTGGAGGCACAGCTGAAGGCAGCCAAACTGGCGTTCCTTCCGCAGTTCACCTTCACACCGCAGGGAACCATAGCCTCGTGGGACGGCGGCAAGGCATCGAAGACCTATCAGTTGCCAATCGCTGCCAGCTGGAATGTCGATTTGTTCGGCAATCTGCTTTCGCAAAAGCGTTCGGCACAAATGGCGCTCCTGCAGACAAAAGATTATCAGACCGTTGTGCAATGCAATATCATCTCGAATGTTGCCAACATGTACTACACCCTTCTGATGCTCGACAGTCAGCTCAATATATTGGGCGACATGACAAGGCTGACGAAAGATACGTGGGACTTGATGAAGCTGCAGATGGAACTGGGACGTGCCCGCTCGACGAGTGTGCAGAGTGCGGAAGCGAACTACTATTCCGTTCAGGCACAGACTGCAGAGATGAAACGGCAGATACGCGAAGTGGAAAACTCACTTTCGCTGCTCCTCGGACAGCCGGCACAACAAATTCCGCGCGGAAAGCTTGAGGAACAGTCGCTGCCGAGCGAGTTCTCTACGGGAGTGGGCATCCAACTCCTTGCCAACCGTGCTGACGTGCATGCGGCGGAGATGAATCTGGCACAGTGTTTCTACAACGTGCAGACAGCCCGTTCGCGCTTCTATCCGAGTCTGACGATTTCACCCTCAGGTACGTTTACCAACAGTGCAGGAGGCGGAGTCGTCAATCCTGGAAAATGGTTGCTCTCGGCTGTTGGAAGCTTGGTACAGCCTATCTTTATGAAAGGACAGCTGACGGCAGGGCTGCGTGTGGCAGAAGCTCAATACGAGCAGGCTTACAACACTTGGCAGAATACTGTTTTGCAAGCGGGCAGTGAGGTGTCGAACGCTCTTGTGCTATACAATTCGTCGAACGAAAAGAGTGCGTTGGAAACCCAGCAGATAGACGTGCTGAAGAAGAATGTGGAGCACACACAGTTGCTCTTCAAGAGTTCCGGCAGCAGCTATCTGGAAGTGATTACGGCTCAGCAGAGTCTTCTCAATGCGCAGTTGTCGAAAATCACCGATGACTTCCATAAGATGCAGGCGGTGGTGAATCTCTATCAGGCATTGGGTGGAGGTGCTAAATGA